Genomic DNA from Modestobacter versicolor:
GTCCGTGGCGTACGGACGGCGGTACTTGACCGTCGTCACCCGGCTCGGGCTGGTGACCAGCGACTTGCTGGCGCTGCCCTTGGGGCAGAGCCGGCCGCGGCTGATCGGCGAGTCGGGGTCGCCCTCGATCTGGACGATCTTCTCGTCCTTGACGAACACCCGCTGGCCGCAGCCGACGGCGCAGTACGGGCACACCGACTTCACGACCTTGTCGGCCGTGGCGGTGCGGCTGACCGTCTGCTCCGTCGCCTTGCTGCGCGCGGCATGGCCGCGGCCGAGCGGATCGGAGCCAGTGAGCTGCCGGAACACCGGCCACGCGTCGAGCCACGTCTTCACATCCGGAACTCTGCCACCCGATTGCGCACCACGCGCGTCCAGCCCGCCGGCGGGTCGCCTTCCGCGCCTTGTCCGTGCCCGTGTCAGGGCACGCCCCAGGGACACTGGGCGCGTCGCTGCCGACCTGACTGGCTCCGGTCGGGGGCGCCAGCCGATGCGCGAGGACTGACGAACAGTCACGGCACCGGTCAACTGTCTCCACAGGGCCGCTTCATCACGGCCTTCACCACCGCCAGCACTGCGCAGCGGGCATCGATGGTCACATGGCAGCAGCCGATCGCGAGTAACCGACCACCGCTCCGGCGGGCGATGGCGGCTTGGGCATGTGAGGCCTCAGGCAAAGCTGGGCCGGACATGGCCGGACTCCAGCACTGCGAACGACCGGTAGGCGGTGTCGAGCGTCGCCCCCGACCTGCCGCACCACGAGCACCAGGCAGCAGAGCAAGCCGACGACCAGCACCTCAGCGAGGCCACCGGTGGAGCCAGCTCCGCGGCTCAACCGGCCGACGTCACCCCGAGCTCGTCGAGCACCTTCTCCGCGATCGCGGCGTGACCGGCGTCGTTGGGGTGGAACTCGTCGGTGACCCACCCGTCGGACCTCGTCACGCCGGCCGGGCCGTGCAGCGAGAGGTCCCGGTACAGCGCAGAGAGTGCTGTGAAGGAACCGTCCCGCTCGGCGCACTCCTGCGCCATGATCGCGTCCAGCTGCGCTGTGATGGCCGTGTCGTTCCAGTCTCCCAGGCACACCAGGACAGCGGACGGCGACTGGGCCCGGACCGCGTTGAGGAAGGCGGGGAAGTCGACGGCGAACTGGGCAGCGGTGCTCCGCAGCTCGTCGTTGGTGCCCACCTCCACCACGACGACGTCGGCCGGGCCCGCACCCGGCACCTCGGGCATCACCTGGGCGGCGGTCAGGCCAGGACCGCCGATGATGGTCGAGTCCACCGGGCCGTCCTGCTCGAGGCGCTCCGTGATCAGCGCGGGGAACGCGCCGGTGCCGGGCTCGATCGCGAACGCACCGTCGGTGATCGAGTCCCCGGCGAACAGCACCCTCAGCGGACGGCCGGCCGGCCGGGTCAGGGGCGGGTCCGCCGCGGTGAGGGAGGCCGGCGTTTCGCCCGCCGAGGCGCCGCCGGAGGAGCCGGGACCGCCCGACGACGTCACCACCAGGACCACCACGAGGACAAGACCGGCCACCACCGCGGCCGCCCACACCAGCGGATGGGACAGACGCCCAGACATGGCTGCCGACGATACCGGCGTCAGGACCGGGCCTCGGTCGGGACCCGCTGGACCACGGGCACCGGCACCTGGGGCAGCGGGCGCTCGGCGCGGCGGATGACCACGGTCGCGGGCTCGCGCACCGTCGGACGACGTGCCTCCGCGTGCCGAGGCCGCTCGATGCCGGCAGCAGCGGTGGACGAGCTACTCAGCCTGGCCGCGAGCTGCAGTGCGGGCCGCTCAACCCAGGCGTGGGTCAGCGGCACGAGCACTGACAGAGCCACGACCTGGACCGACAGCCAGACGAGCCGGTCACCCGGGAACAGCGCGGTGGCGAGGTAGAGGACGACGTAGTGCCAGAGGTACATGCCGTAGGAGTACCGCCTGCCGAAGGTGCTCACCGGCCGCCAGGCCAGCAGCCGGGCGGCCACCGACGTCCG
This window encodes:
- a CDS encoding SGNH/GDSL hydrolase family protein → MSGRLSHPLVWAAAVVAGLVLVVVLVVTSSGGPGSSGGASAGETPASLTAADPPLTRPAGRPLRVLFAGDSITDGAFAIEPGTGAFPALITERLEQDGPVDSTIIGGPGLTAAQVMPEVPGAGPADVVVVEVGTNDELRSTAAQFAVDFPAFLNAVRAQSPSAVLVCLGDWNDTAITAQLDAIMAQECAERDGSFTALSALYRDLSLHGPAGVTRSDGWVTDEFHPNDAGHAAIAEKVLDELGVTSAG